CATCCAGGGCGTCAACAAGCGGTTCGGCGGCCTGCAGGCGCTGACCGATGTGCGCATCAACATCCAGCGCGGCCAGATCTACGGCCTGATCGGCCCGAACGGCGCCGGCAAGACCACGTTCTTCAACGTGATCACCGGCCTGTACCAGCCGGACACCGGCACCTTCGAGCTGGCCGGCAAGCCGTATTCGCCGTCGGCACCGCACGCGGTGGCCAAGGCGGGCATCGCCCGCACGTTCCAGAACATCCGCCTGTTCGGCGAGATGACGGCGCTGGAAAACGTGATGGTGGGGCGCCACGTGCGCACGCACCAGGGCGTGTTCGGCGCGATCTTCCGCCACAAGGCGGCGCGCGACGAAGAAAAGGCGATCCGCATCCGTGCCCAGGAACTGCTGGACTTCGTGGGCATCGGCCAGTTTGCCGGCCGCACGTCGAAGTACCTGTCGTACGGCGACCAGCGCCGGCTGGAAATCGCCCGCGCGCTGGCCACCGACCCGCAACTGCTGGCGCTGGACGAACCGGCCGCCGGCATGAACGCCACCGAAAAGCTGGCACTGCGCGAGCTGCTGGTGAAGATCAAGGCCGAAGGCAAGACCGTGCTGCTGATCGAACACGACGTGAAGCTGATGATGGGCCTGTGCGACCGTATCAGCGTGCTCGAATACGGCAAGCTGATCGCCGAAGGCCTGCCGCATGAAATCCAAAGCAACCAGGCTGTCATCGACGCCTATCTGGGAGGGTCGCACTGATGGCGGCAACTGAAGGCGCAACTGCCAACGTAACCACGAACGTCCTCAGGATTTCCGGCCTGAAGGTCGCCTATGGCGGCATCAAGGCCGTCAAGGGCATCGACCTGGAAGTGAACGAAGGCGAACTGGTGACGCTGATCGGCGCCAACGGGGCCGGCAAGACCACCACGCTCAAGGCCATCACCGGCACGCTGCCGGCCTGCAAGATCGAAGGCACGATCGCTTACCTGGGCCAGCCGCTGAAGGGCATGCAAAGCTTCCACCTGGTCGAGAAGAAGCTGGCGATGGTGCCGGAAGGGCGGGGCGTCTTCACGCGGATGACGATCCTGGAAAACCTGATGATGGGTGCCTACACGCGCGACGACAAGGCCGGCATCGAGGCCGACATCGCCCGGTGGTACGACATCTTCCCGCGGCTGAAGGAGCGCTCGGCGCAGCTGGCCGGCACGCTCTCCGGCGGCGAGCAGCAGATGCTGGCGATGGCGCGCGCGCTGATGTGCCATCCGCACTTGCTGCTGCTCGATGAGCCGTCGATGGGGCTGTCGCCGATCATGGTCGACAAGATCTTCGAAGTGATCCGCGACGTGTCGAAGCAGGGCATCACGATCCTGCTGGTGGAGCAGAACGCCAAGCTGGCGCTGCAGGCCGCCGACCGCGGCTACGTGATGGATTCCGGTGCCATCACGATGACCGGCAACGCCGATGACATGCTGCACGATCCGCGTGTGAAGGCGGCTTACCTGGGCGAGTAGGAACAGGCAAACGCAGCACCCGGAGACCCGGAAAATGGGGGACGGACCCTGGTTTTCAGGAAATTTCCTGAAAACCAGGGTCCGTCCCTATTTTTCGTCCGGGGAATAAAAAAAAGCCCCGGACAGAGTCCGGAGAATAAAAAAAAGGCCCCGGACAGAGTCCGGAGAATAAAAAAAGCCCCGGACAGAGTCTGGAGAATAAAAAAAAGCCCCGGACAGAGTCCGGAGGATAAAAAAAAGCCCCGGACAGAGTCCGGGGCGTGCGAAGGACATCCGCTGAGAGGATCCACGGATGCCGAGGAGACCTGATACAGCGATGCTTTCAGTGCGCCGGCGTGGCCGGCGCAAGTCCTACGTTCCTGCTACTACGTTCCTGCTATTACGCTGCTGC
Above is a window of Pseudoduganella dura DNA encoding:
- a CDS encoding ABC transporter ATP-binding protein; this encodes MAATEGATANVTTNVLRISGLKVAYGGIKAVKGIDLEVNEGELVTLIGANGAGKTTTLKAITGTLPACKIEGTIAYLGQPLKGMQSFHLVEKKLAMVPEGRGVFTRMTILENLMMGAYTRDDKAGIEADIARWYDIFPRLKERSAQLAGTLSGGEQQMLAMARALMCHPHLLLLDEPSMGLSPIMVDKIFEVIRDVSKQGITILLVEQNAKLALQAADRGYVMDSGAITMTGNADDMLHDPRVKAAYLGE
- a CDS encoding ABC transporter ATP-binding protein, giving the protein MSEPVILNIQGVNKRFGGLQALTDVRINIQRGQIYGLIGPNGAGKTTFFNVITGLYQPDTGTFELAGKPYSPSAPHAVAKAGIARTFQNIRLFGEMTALENVMVGRHVRTHQGVFGAIFRHKAARDEEKAIRIRAQELLDFVGIGQFAGRTSKYLSYGDQRRLEIARALATDPQLLALDEPAAGMNATEKLALRELLVKIKAEGKTVLLIEHDVKLMMGLCDRISVLEYGKLIAEGLPHEIQSNQAVIDAYLGGSH